In Cucurbita pepo subsp. pepo cultivar mu-cu-16 chromosome LG04, ASM280686v2, whole genome shotgun sequence, the following are encoded in one genomic region:
- the LOC111793096 gene encoding protein KINESIN LIGHT CHAIN-RELATED 3-like, which produces MPGIVMDEINEERAVNKHNGSSVHMEESYGNKSPRSGLSVQSHGSVNVDFPVDGLVDTSIEKLYENVYDMQSSDQSPSRRSFGSDGGESRIDSELNHLVGGEMREVEIIKEEEDIVERTENDFPRDSVKDLPSVENKNTENSQPGSSKRLSSGKKASHLQLNHETSPKSSPSGKDLSDKPPISRKNEKSSKKTSPVASNSKKQKDSPLGGSKILNGTEDFNESMMDNPDLGPYLLKQARSLVSSGENLQKALLLALRAAKAFELSANGKPSLELVMCLHVTAAIYCSLGQYSEAIPLLEHSIEIPAIKEGQEHALAKFAGHMQLGDTYAMLGLLENSLICYTTGLEVQKQVLGEADPRVGETYRYLAEAHVQALQFDEAEKFCQMALDIHKKNVGPASLEEAADRRLMGLICETKGDHEAALEHLVLASMAMVANGQETDVAAVDCSIGDSYLSLSRYDEAVFAYQKALTVFKTTKGENHPAVGSVYIRLADLYNKTGKTRESVSYCENALRIYEKPIPGIPPEEIASGLTNVAAIYESMNEAEQAVKLLQKALKIYSNAPGQQSTIAGIEAQMGVLYYMLGRYSESYDSFKNAIPKLRNSGEKKSAFFGIALNQMGLACVQKYAINEAVELFEEAKSILEQEYGPYHPDTLGVYSNLAGAYDAIGRLDDAIEMLEYVVGMREEKLGTANPDVDDEKRRLSELLKEAGRVRSRKARSLETLLDANTHPVNSKGIKV; this is translated from the exons ATGCCGGGAATTGTCATGGATGAAATTAATGAAGAAAGGGCTGTGAATAAACATAACGGTTCTTCAGTTCATATGGAAGAGTCGTATGGAAACAAGTCGCCTAGGAGCGGGTTGAGTGTTCAGAGCCATGGAAGTGTTAATGTTGATTTCCCTGTTGATGGCTTGGTTGATACCTCTATTGAGAAACTTTATGAAAATGTCTATGATATGCAAAGTTCAGATCAGTCTCCTTCAAGGCGTAGCTTTGGATCAGATGGTGGGGAATCCAGGATTGATTCCGAACTGAATCATCTTGTAGGAGGAGAGATGAGGGAGGTAGAGATAataaaggaggaagaagacattGTAGAGAGGACTGAAAATGATTTTCCCAGGGATTCTGTGAAAGATTTACCATCTGTAGAGAATAAGAACACAGAAAATTCCCAACCTGGAAGCTCAAAACGCCTTTCTTCCGGAAAAAAAGCTTCTCACTTGCAATTGAATCACGAGACATCTCCAAAATCAAGTCCCAGTGGCAAGGATTTGTCTGATAAGCCCCCTATTAGcagaaagaatgaaaagagTTCGAAAAAAACTAGTCCGGTTGCTTCTAACtcgaagaaacaaaaagattcACCTTTGGGAGGCTCGAAAATACTTAATGGAACCGAGGATTTCAATGAATCAATGATGGATAATCCTGATCTAGGACCCTATCTGCTTAAGCAAGCTAGGAGTTTAGTTTCTTCAGGGGAGAATCTGCAGAAAGCTCTTTTATTAGCTCTTCGTGCTGCAAAAGCTTTTGAACTATCTGCAAATGGGAAACCGAGCTTGGAACTCGTTATGTGTTTGCACGTTACAGCAGCTATTTACTGTAGTCTAGGCCAGTACAGTGAGGCAATTCCTCTGTTGGAGCATTCCATTGAGATTCCTGCCATCAAGGAAGGCCAGGAACATGCGCTGGCCAAATTTGCAGGTCACATGCAGCTAGGTGATACCTATGCAATGCTGGGCCTGCTGGAAAATTCTCTAATCTGTTATACAACTGGGTTAGAGGTGCAGAAACAAGTCCTTGGAGAAGCAGACCCCAGAGTTGGTGAGACCTATAGGTATTTAGCTGAAGCCCATGTTCAAGCTTTGCAATTTGATGAGGCTGAGAAGTTTTGTCAAATGGCTCTCGATATACACAAAAAGAATGTCGGTCCTGCTTCTCTTGAGGAGGCTGCAGATAGGAGGCTTATGGGTCTCATATGTGAAACAAAAGGAGATCATGAAGCTGCACTCGAGCATCTAGTTTTAGCCAGCATGGCTATGGTGGCGAATGGCCAAGAGACTGATGTGGCTGCAGTTGATTGCAGTATTGGAGATTCATACTTATCCCTGTCCCGTTACGACGAGGCTGTTTTTGCTTACCAGAAAGCTCTCACTGTTTTCAAGACCACCAAGGGAGAAAACCATCCAGCAGTTGGTTCAGTATATATTCGTCTTGCTGATTTATACAACAAGACTGGAAAAACGAGGGAGTCGGTATCGTACTGTGAAAACGCCCTTCGAATTTATGAAAAGCCTATCCCTGGGATTCCTCCTGAGGAGATTGCTAGTGGTCTTACTAATGTTGCTGCTATTTATGAATCAATGAATGAAGCTGAGCAAGCTGtcaaattattacaaaaggCACTGAAGATATATAGTAATGCCCCTGGACAGCAAAGCACCATTGCTGGAATTGAAGCCCAGATGGGTGTGTTGTATTATATGTTAGGGAGGTATTCTGAATCTTATGACTCCTTCAAGAACGCAATTCCAAAGCTTCGCAACAgcggagaaaaaaaatctgcTTTCTTTGGGATAGCTCTTAATCAAATGGGGCTTGCTTGTGTTCAGAAATATGCTATTAACGAAGCTGTGGAGCTATTTGAAGAAGCCAAGAGCATACTAGAACAAGAATACGGGCCTTATCATCCCGACACGCTCGGAGTCTATAGCAACCTTGCTGGAGCATATGATGCAATTGGCAG GTTGGATGATGCAATTGAAATGTTGGAGTATGTTGTTGGCATGAGAGAGGAAAAACTCGGGACTGCCAATCCTGATGTCGATGATGAGAAGAGGAGGTTGTCCGAGTTGTTGAAAGAAGCTGGTAGAGTTCGGAGCCGAAAGGCGAGATCGCTCGAGACTCTTCTTGATGCCAATACTCATCCTGTAAACAGTAAAGGTATTAAGGTTTGA
- the LOC111793600 gene encoding E3 ubiquitin-protein ligase SIS3-like isoform X2: MFVDNGLAAGMGLDFGWQQRYARFCGRIVVLSVLALLLFPFLWVWTAIGTLWFKQAHNCLPEQGQKWGFLIWLLFSYCALVCIACMSLGKWLTRRQALLFRAQQGIPVSEYGVLVDMIRVPDWAFEAAGIETRVMGQDAATYHPHPGLYLTPAQREAVEALIEELPKFRLKAVPTDCSECPICLEEFHEGNEVRGLPCAHNFHVGCIDEWLRLNVKCPRCRCSVFPNLDLSALSNLRSDTDRPSASVVTANSYMISHPLSQSYLVRLQGLLRPVRAENTGTHGDLESASPVEVTENGSAHDQTIPERSPVRPMPLSQSTPQL, translated from the exons GGACTTTGGGTGGCAGCAGAGATATGCTCGATTTTGTGGAAGAATTGTTGTCCTTTCAGTCCTAGCGCTTCTGctatttccatttctttggGTTTGGACTGCCATTGGTACTTTATGGTTTAAGCAGGCCCATAATTGT CTTCCTGAGCAAGGTCAGAAATGGGGATTCCTAATTTGGTTGCTTTTTAGCTACTGTGCCCTCGTATGCATTGCTTGCATGTCATTGGGAAAG TGGTTAACTCGTAGACAAGCACTCTTGTTTCGGGCACAACAAGGGATCCCTGTATCGGAATATGGG GTCTTGGTTGACATGATCCGAGTACCTGATTGGGCTTTTGAAGCTGCAGGAATAGAAACAAGGGTAATGGGTCAAGATGCTGCTACCTACCATCCTCATCCCGGACTTTACTTGACTCCAGCTCAG AGGGAAGCTGTGGAGGCACTTATTGAGGAACTTCCCAAATTCAGGTTAAAGGCTGTTCCAACAGATTGCAGTGAATGCCCTATCTGCTTAGAAGAGTTCCATGAAGGGAATGAG GTTCGTGGCCTCCCTTGTGCTCATAATTTCCATGTAGGATGTATTGATGAGTGGCTTCGACTGAATGTGAAATGCCCTAGATGTCGTTGCTCGGTCTTCCCGAACCTTGACCTCAGTGCTCTGTCCAATCTTCGTTCTGATACCGATAGGCCTTCTGCAAGTGTTGTTACAGCCAATAGCTATATGATATCTCATCCTTTGAGCCAAAGTTATCTAGTGAGACTGCAGGGTCTACTTCGACCTGTTCGCGCAGAAAACACGGGTACACATGGTGATTTAGAATCTGCTAGTCCTGTGGAAGTTACTGAGAATGGGTCCGCCCATGACCAAACTATACCAGAACGGTCTCCCGTAAGACCCATGCCTTTAAGTCAGTCTACACCACAACTCTAG
- the LOC111793693 gene encoding putative exosome complex component rrp40 has product MVEKSSSSSSILVDQPVVPGDVVLDLSNMTNETIKLGGGLRQDHDAISVAKVGKLRFSKPNKYWVESSQKRYVPCAEDCVLGIVVDSRSDNFLVDIKGPSLASLPVLAFEGGTRRNIPKFEMGALLYVRVVKVNPGMNPELACTDASGKAAGFGLLKDGYIFDCSTGLSRMLLSSPTCPVLESLGKKLSFETAVGINGRVWVNADSPSTTIVVSNAIMNSETLSGVQQRIMVDKLLNNLKLSS; this is encoded by the exons ATGGTTGAAAAATCTTCTAGTTCGTCATCTATTCTGGTTGATCAGCCAGTC GTTCCAGGAGATGTGGTTCTCGACCTCTCAAACATGACCAACGAAACCATCAAGCTTGGAGGCGGTCTTCGACAG GACCATGATGCTATTTCTGTCGCCAAAGTTGGAAAATTGAGGTTctcaaaaccaaacaaatattGGGTTGAAAGCTCGCAGAAAAGG TATGTGCCATGTGCAGAAGATTGCGTACTTGGAATCGTGGTTGACTCTAGATCCGAT AATTTTCTTGTTGACATAAAAGGTCCTTCATTGGCCTCTCTTCCTGTTCTTGCATTTGAAGGAGGAACAAGACGAAACATTCCCAAGTTTGAG ATGGGTGCCCTTCTTTATGTGCGGGTGGTGAAGGTAAACCCTGGTATGAATCCCGAGCTGGCATGCACTGATG CTAGTGGGAAAGCAGCTGGATTTGGCCTCCTAAAGGATGGTTACATCTTTGACTGTTCAACTGGCTTATCAAGAAT GCTTCTAAGCTCGCCAACATGTCCTGTTCTTGAATCTCTTGGGAAGAAGCTTTCATTCGAGACGGCAGTTGGTATAAATGGCCGAGTTTGG GTTAATGCAGATTCCCCGTCCACAACCATTGTTGTTTCTAATGCAATAATGAACTCAGAAACTCTGAGTGGGGTCCAACAGAGAATCATGGTGGACAAGCtcctaaataatttaaagctATCAAGTTAA
- the LOC111793113 gene encoding protein EXECUTER 2, chloroplastic-like: protein MGVANTSWVAGQAIPMLQFTPFCCFDLPFKKSNDSRLIMGWGCAIKNQGKLSITSTRNSRNSPLYCRCTGNDNNISGSCSNISSSSSSSSSLEWDWSRWSRYFSEMEQAESFASVLKFQLEEAVEKEDFEEAAKLKLAIADTTQKDSVAEIMSQLKSAIEEERYQDASMLCKCTGSGLVGWWVGYSQDSEDPFGRLIRITPGVGRFIGRGYSPRQLVTASPGTPLFEIFVVKDDEGGYVIQVAYLQRSKGNSTVSTSPPSEPSSSPSTSGVKNETVVVIPENEVTREQSEEKGTDLDEATEEGIKGVINFLKDKIPGLKVKVMNINAPEEVIEDANSVEHLMQEDNEKTGTSGSSDDEMDKLDEIQPETVSLGENSDASDDEKDLDMKLYIGGVVHNSEEAPTKDEYVRHPANIKDMDRDSFVLHIPGRGLDLDAAEDKVSKVKVAALAAQGVSELMPADVAKAFWGVDKVSPKISRNVREIVKLAVSQAQKRSKLSEYTTFNRIITSRGDRDPFDGLYVGAFGPYGTEVVQLRRKFGHWNDVEDKDKPSDMEFFEYVEAVKLTGDLNVPAGQVTFRAKIGRGNRSASRGMYPDELGVVASYKGQGRIAEFGFQNPQWVDGELLQLNGRGIGPYVKGADLGFLYVVPQQSFLVLFNRLKLPE from the exons ATGGGGGTCGCTAATACTTCATGGGTTGCCGGCCAAGCTATACCCATGCTTCAATTCACTCCCTTTTGCTGCTTCGATTTACCCTTCAAGAAATCTAATGATTCGAGGCTGATTATGGGTTGGGGTTGCGCTATTAAGAATCAGGGCAAGCTTTCGATTACTTCGACTAGGAATTCCAGAAATTCCCCCTTGTATTGTCGTTGCACTGGAAATGACAATAATATCAGCGGCAGTTGCAGTAATATtagctcttcttcttcctcttcttcttctttggaatGGGATTGGAGTCGGTGGAGCCGCTATTTCTCTGAAATGGAACAGGCCGAGAGCTTTGCCTCTGTTCTCAAG TTTCAACTTGAAGAGGCCGTGGAGAaagaagattttgaagaagctGCAAAGTTGAAACTGGCTATAGCTGACACTACACAAAAGGATAGTGTTGCTGAAATCATGTCCCAGCTGAAG AGTGCAATAGAGGAGGAGCGATACCAAGATGCATCGATGTTGTGTAAATGCACAGGAAGTGGACTG GTGGGCTGGTGGGTGGGGTACTCTCAAGATTCAGAGGATCCCTTTGGCAGATTAATCCGTATAACTCCTGGAGTTGGCAGGTTTATTGGTAGGGGTTACAGTCCTAG ACAGTTGGTAACTGCATCGCCAGGAACTCCACTGTTTGAGATTTTTGTTGTCAAAGATGATGAAGGGGGATATGTCATACAG GTAGCGTACTTGCAACGATCCAAAGGAAATTCAACAGTCTCAACTAGTCCACCATCAGAACCTTCAAGTAGCCCGTCCACATCCGGAGTTAAGAATGAAACTGTTGTAGTCATTCCTGAGAACGAAGTCACGAGGGAGCAAAGTGAGGAGAAGGGCACTGATTTGGACGAAGCTACCGAGGAGGGAATAAAGGGtgtgataaattttttgaaagataAAATTCCAGGATTGAAAGTTAAAGTAATGAATATCAATGCTCCTGAGGAAGTCATTGAGGATGCTAACTCTGTTGAGCATTTGATGCAAGAAGATAATGAGAAAACAGGGACCAGTGGCAGTTCTGATGATGAAATGGACAAGTTGGATGAGATTCAGCCTGAGACGGTTTCGTTAGGAGAGAATAGTGATGCCAGTGACGACGAAAAGGATTTGGATATGAAGCTTTATATCGGTGGGGTTGTACATAACAGCGAAGAGGCTCCTACAAAGGACGAGTACGTTCGCCATCCAGCTAATATTAAGGATATGGATAGAGATTCTTTTGTGCTGCATATTCCTGGAAGAGGCCTAGATCTCGATGCTGCAGAAGATAAAGTCTCGAAGGTCAAAGTCGCAGCTTTAGCAGCCCAAGGTGTTTCCGAGCTTATGCCAGCTGATGTTGCCAAGGCATTTTGGGGTGTCGATAAGGTTTCGCCAAAG ATTTCGAGGAACGTTCGTGAGATAGTCAAACTGGCCGTCAGTCAAGCACAGAAGCGGAGTAAACTATCTGAATATACTACGTTCAATCGGATTATCACATCGAGGGGAGACCGAGATCCGTTTGATG GTCTCTACGTTGGTGCATTTGGCCCTTATGGCACTGAGGTGGTGCAGTTGAGGCGAAAATTCGGACATTGGAATGATGTGGAGGACAAGGACAAGCCTTCAGATATGGAGTTCTTTGAGTATGTGGAAGCAGTAAAGCTGACTGGTGATCTTAATGTTCCTGCAGGCCAG gTCACTTTTCGGGCTAAAATTGGGAGAGGAAACCGCTCTGCCAGCCGTGGAATGTATCCAGATGAACTGGGAGTG GTTGCTAGTTATAAAGGTCAAGGACGAATAGCTGAATTCGGGTTCCAAAATCCACAATGGGTTGATGGAGAACTTCTCCAACTAAATGGCAGG GGTATCGGTCCATACGTCAAAGGTGCAGATCTCGGGTTCCTCTATGTCGTTCCTCAGCAAAGTTTCCTCGTACTATTCAACCGTTTGAAGTTACCGGAGTGA
- the LOC111793114 gene encoding CASP-like protein 4A2, which produces MIEMKLKAERSYDSSSMKKSSSRNSESSIHSHMESPHSPLRFHSPLRSDVGDPPETSPYASPYASPEKLPDNFKSIVVVDVDNKSTQFSPLRSPNAGSRKLPEYANFPGDRSTSSKVMFNRAMKEEVPQSVTKVGPAAGGVEEDGGGGGGRSPKQMPPPPRRSKDDALTKAALGFRVCEVAVCLISFSVMASDKTKGWSGDSFDRYKEYRYCLTVNIIAFVYAAFQAFDLVYTLIKKQHMIRHRVRSYFDFFMDQVLAYLLISSSSSAATRVDDWQSNWGKDEFTQMASASVSMSFLAFVAFAVSSLISGYNLCSRDPA; this is translated from the exons ATGAttgagatgaaattgaaagctGAAAGATCGTACGACTCTTCGTCCATGAAGAAGTCGTCGTCCAGAAATTCCGAGTCGTCAATTCACAGTCATATGGAGTCTCCTCACTCGCCGCTGCGTTTCCACTCGCCGCTCCGATCTGACGTCGGCGACCCTCCCGAAACGTCTCCTTATGCTTCTCCGTATGCATCTCCTGAGAAGCTGCCTGATAACTTCAAGTcgattgttgttgttgatgttgATAATAAGAGTACTCAGTTCTCGCCGCTTCGGTCTCCCAATGCTGGTTCTCGGAAGCTGCCGGAGTACGCAAACTTTCCTGGAGATAGGTCGACTTCGTCTAAGGTTATGTTTAATCGGGCAATGAAGGAGGAGGTGCCGCAGTCTGTGACCAAGGTAGGGCCGGCTGCGGGTGGAGTCGAGGaggatggtggtggtggtggtggaagaTCGCCGAAGCAaatgccgccgccgccgaggAGGTCGAAGGACGATGCGTTGACGAAGGCGGCTTTAGGTTTTAGAGTGTGTGAAGTGGCGGTTTGCTTGATTTCGTTTTCCGTTATGGCGTCTGATAAGACTAAGGGATGGAGCGGCGACTCCTTCGATCGTTACAAGGAATAcag GTACTGCCTCACTGTTAATATAATTGCATTCGTGTATGCGGCATTTCAAGCGTTTGATCTTGTCTATACTCTAATCAAGAAGCAACATATGATACGTCATCGCGTCCGTTCTTACTTCGACTTCTTCATGGATCAG GTATTGGCATATCTTCTCATATCGTCGTCTTCCTCCGCTGCGACACGTGTTGACGACTGGCAATCGAATTGGGGAAAAGATGAGTTCACACAAATGGCCAGTGCATCAGTCAGCATGTCCTTCCTTGCCTTCGTTGCTTTTGCTGTTAGTTCACTTATCTCTGGTTACAACCTTTGTAGCCGTGATCCTGCATGA